A single window of Chloracidobacterium thermophilum B DNA harbors:
- the rpmF gene encoding 50S ribosomal protein L32, which yields MPNPKRRHSSSRRGKRRAHDALPQLTIVRCPNCGAPRLPHRVCGECGYYRGRQVITIRQKGTEE from the coding sequence ATGCCGAATCCGAAACGACGCCACTCCTCGTCGCGGCGTGGTAAGCGCCGTGCGCATGATGCCCTGCCGCAACTGACCATTGTACGCTGCCCGAACTGTGGCGCACCCCGCCTGCCGCACCGGGTGTGCGGCGAGTGCGGCTACTACCGCGGCCGTCAGGTCATCACGATTCGTCAAAAAGGTACTGAAGAATAA
- a CDS encoding ABC transporter permease, translating into MTMLVSFFLSFLKRMAVVLPVMWAVVTLVFLLIHLVPGDPVVMYLGDSARPEDIQALRHKHGLDLPLWQQYVRLWLGAPTKDGLDKHRGLLRGDLGETFGGKNVVKELLNRYPTTLKLAGAAMLVAVVVAIPLGIAAAVARGRWLDTVISVVSLAGIALPNFVIGPLAILIFAVYLDWLPVSGSERLEHFILPATTLGLAMAAILTRLVRSSVLEELGEDYVRTARAKGLPERVVLFKHVLKNSLIPVVTIIGLQFGIILTGAIVTETIFAMPGVGDLTVRAINEREYNQVQANLLAIALTYVAVNTLTDLLYRLLDPRIALDR; encoded by the coding sequence ATGACCATGCTGGTTTCGTTTTTCCTCTCGTTTCTCAAGCGCATGGCGGTTGTCCTGCCGGTAATGTGGGCCGTGGTGACGCTGGTGTTTCTGCTCATCCACCTCGTGCCGGGCGATCCCGTGGTGATGTACCTTGGGGACAGCGCCCGGCCTGAAGACATCCAGGCGCTGCGTCACAAGCACGGTCTCGACCTGCCGCTGTGGCAACAGTACGTCCGGCTCTGGCTCGGCGCGCCGACCAAGGATGGACTGGACAAGCACCGGGGCCTGCTGCGTGGCGACCTGGGGGAGACCTTCGGCGGCAAAAACGTCGTGAAGGAACTGCTGAACCGCTATCCGACAACGCTCAAACTGGCAGGAGCCGCCATGCTGGTGGCCGTTGTTGTTGCCATTCCGCTGGGGATTGCGGCCGCTGTCGCGCGAGGGCGTTGGCTGGATACGGTCATCTCCGTGGTGTCGCTGGCGGGGATTGCGCTGCCCAACTTCGTGATCGGGCCGCTGGCCATTCTCATTTTCGCAGTGTATCTGGACTGGCTGCCGGTTTCCGGGAGCGAACGGTTGGAACATTTCATCCTGCCGGCGACGACGTTGGGCCTCGCCATGGCAGCGATTCTGACGCGCCTGGTGCGTTCCAGCGTCCTTGAGGAACTGGGCGAAGATTATGTCCGCACGGCGCGCGCCAAGGGGCTGCCCGAACGGGTCGTGTTGTTCAAACACGTCCTCAAAAACAGTCTTATTCCGGTTGTCACCATCATCGGATTGCAGTTCGGTATCATTCTGACAGGGGCAATTGTCACCGAAACCATCTTTGCGATGCCGGGTGTCGGTGATCTTACGGTACGGGCCATCAACGAACGCGAATACAACCAGGTGCAGGCCAATCTGCTGGCCATTGCGCTGACGTATGTGGCGGTCAATACGCTGACGGACCTGCTGTACCGGCTCCTTGACCCGCGCATTGCTCTGGATCGC
- the plsX gene encoding phosphate acyltransferase PlsX, whose amino-acid sequence MLQIALDAMGGDHAPAPEIEGALLAARQLGVKVLLVGQPDRLYPALRGAGWTTEPIEILPAREVVAMDETARQSIRTKRDSSLRVGIEALRQGLAVGFVSAGNTGAIVAAATLWLGTIPGIARPALATVLPTLSGRGTLLLDIGANADCKPAMLDQFAVMGAAYVEQILGVERPRVGLLSIGEESVKGNALTREAHALLCQHAPQRNFTFVGNVEGRDIYTGAVDVIVCDGFTGNIVLKTSEGLATALLTMLQEAWRQSTPPSRDTVAGLQQVRTRFDYAEYGGALLLGVPQPVIVAHGRSTGRAIYNAIRVAQEAHLRRLSHQIAADPAVVAMLHHPHRNGVVQDLSGLA is encoded by the coding sequence ATGCTGCAAATTGCTCTCGATGCCATGGGGGGCGACCATGCCCCGGCACCGGAAATCGAAGGGGCGCTGCTGGCAGCCCGCCAGCTCGGCGTCAAGGTGCTGCTGGTTGGCCAGCCGGACCGGCTGTATCCGGCCCTTCGGGGAGCTGGCTGGACAACCGAACCCATTGAAATTCTGCCGGCCCGTGAGGTCGTCGCCATGGATGAAACCGCCCGGCAGTCCATCCGTACCAAGCGTGACTCGTCCCTGCGCGTCGGGATTGAGGCGCTCCGGCAGGGATTGGCGGTCGGTTTCGTCAGTGCCGGAAACACCGGCGCCATCGTGGCGGCGGCCACCCTGTGGCTGGGCACCATACCCGGTATTGCGCGTCCGGCGCTGGCCACGGTGCTGCCGACCTTATCCGGGCGCGGCACGCTGTTGCTCGACATCGGCGCCAACGCGGATTGCAAACCCGCCATGCTCGACCAGTTTGCTGTCATGGGCGCGGCCTACGTCGAGCAGATTCTCGGTGTTGAACGACCACGGGTGGGACTGCTTTCCATTGGAGAGGAAAGCGTCAAGGGCAATGCGCTGACGCGCGAAGCCCACGCCCTGCTGTGCCAGCATGCGCCCCAGCGTAACTTCACCTTCGTGGGGAATGTTGAAGGGAGGGACATTTACACGGGGGCAGTGGATGTCATTGTCTGTGACGGTTTTACGGGGAATATCGTCCTCAAGACGAGCGAGGGGCTGGCAACGGCCCTGCTGACCATGCTTCAGGAAGCGTGGCGTCAATCAACGCCCCCTTCGCGGGATACCGTGGCCGGCCTGCAGCAGGTGCGCACCCGGTTCGACTATGCAGAGTACGGCGGAGCACTTCTGCTGGGCGTGCCGCAGCCGGTCATCGTGGCCCACGGCCGCTCCACCGGGCGCGCCATCTACAATGCCATCCGGGTGGCACAGGAAGCGCACCTGCGTCGCCTGAGCCACCAGATTGCTGCTGACCCGGCAGTGGTGGCGATGTTGCACCATCCACACCGCAACGGTGTGGTCCAAGACCTCTCTGGACTGGCATGA
- a CDS encoding 3'-5' exonuclease, with the protein MPDVPPGPSFLLRTLRARLSAARGVVSLTELGRELLRAPRAAPELVRRVLLPVLAQLPEAVLEGDDGLRWQPLPTAALEATASLPECRFAVVDVETTGRRAEQERITEVACVTIERGRITETFASLVNPGVPIPPLITALTGISDELVATAPPFAAIAAEMRQRLSQTVFVAHHASFDRKFLTAELRRADETFVWTAPTLCTVQLARYLVPGLDNYRLDTVTAHFRISNPARHRASGDALATAQLFLRLLERLIEQDIVAVDAVTALLAKQKRTTRRRPLPGEDRHHE; encoded by the coding sequence ATGCCTGACGTTCCGCCCGGCCCTTCGTTTCTGCTGAGAACCCTGCGCGCCCGGTTGTCGGCAGCCCGTGGGGTGGTGTCGCTGACTGAGCTGGGGCGCGAGTTGCTCCGGGCACCACGGGCCGCACCGGAACTCGTGCGGCGGGTGCTGTTGCCGGTGCTGGCCCAGTTGCCGGAGGCTGTGCTGGAAGGGGACGACGGTCTGCGCTGGCAACCGCTGCCGACCGCGGCCCTGGAAGCGACGGCCTCGCTGCCGGAATGTCGGTTTGCCGTCGTGGATGTGGAGACGACCGGACGCCGCGCCGAGCAGGAGCGCATCACCGAAGTGGCCTGTGTCACCATCGAGCGCGGCCGGATCACCGAAACCTTTGCGAGTCTGGTCAATCCCGGTGTGCCCATTCCGCCGCTGATTACGGCCCTGACCGGTATCAGCGACGAACTCGTGGCCACAGCGCCACCCTTTGCGGCCATTGCCGCTGAAATGCGGCAGCGGCTGAGCCAGACGGTTTTCGTTGCGCACCATGCCAGCTTCGACCGTAAATTTCTGACGGCTGAACTCAGGCGCGCCGATGAAACCTTTGTGTGGACGGCGCCCACGTTGTGTACGGTACAACTGGCGCGCTATCTCGTTCCCGGTCTGGACAACTACCGGCTCGATACCGTCACCGCTCATTTTCGGATTTCCAATCCGGCCCGGCACCGCGCATCGGGAGACGCCCTTGCGACGGCCCAGCTTTTCCTGCGATTGTTGGAACGGCTGATTGAACAGGACATCGTAGCGGTTGACGCTGTGACTGCCCTTCTGGCAAAGCAAAAGCGAACAACCAGACGGCGGCCATTGCCCGGCGAGGACAGACACCATGAATGA
- a CDS encoding tetratricopeptide repeat protein gives MNDTRDNCEHLEMTDDLAVREAARYFQAAYQRQMEGNLDEAIRLYERSIALHPTAEAHTFLGWTYSFLGDLDRAIAECLRAIELDPDFGNPYNDIGAYLIERGDPLSSALWLKRAMKAKRYECYFYPHFNYGRVLEWQGRWLDAMREYTTALSYNPDYTPARKAIRQLQSRLN, from the coding sequence ATGAATGACACGCGCGACAACTGTGAGCATCTGGAAATGACCGATGACCTGGCCGTACGTGAGGCGGCCCGCTACTTTCAGGCGGCTTATCAGCGCCAGATGGAAGGCAACCTCGACGAGGCCATCCGGCTCTACGAACGTTCGATTGCGCTGCATCCGACGGCCGAAGCCCATACGTTTCTGGGCTGGACGTACAGTTTTCTGGGCGATCTGGATCGCGCCATCGCCGAGTGTTTGCGGGCCATTGAACTCGACCCGGATTTTGGTAATCCCTACAACGACATCGGGGCCTATCTCATTGAGCGCGGCGATCCGCTGTCATCTGCGCTGTGGCTCAAACGGGCTATGAAGGCCAAGCGGTATGAGTGCTACTTCTATCCGCACTTCAACTACGGGCGGGTGCTCGAATGGCAGGGGCGCTGGCTTGACGCCATGCGGGAATACACAACGGCGCTGTCCTACAACCCGGATTACACGCCGGCCAGGAAAGCCATTCGCCAGCTTCAGAGTCGGCTCAACTGA
- the bcp gene encoding thioredoxin-dependent thiol peroxidase has translation MTSSTARLTVGDPAPPFALPDATGQTVRLADFAGQRVVLYFYPRDNTPGCTKEACAFNAVRDELSTHKAQVIGISPDSVTSHEKFAAKFGLTFPLLSDPEHVVAEQYGVWQEKKNYGRTYFGIVRTTFIIDEQGRIARIFPNVKVEGHAAQVLQALAEMDQKAKQE, from the coding sequence ATGACTTCTTCCACAGCACGCTTGACAGTTGGTGATCCGGCACCCCCGTTTGCCTTGCCCGACGCCACGGGGCAGACGGTCAGACTCGCGGATTTCGCCGGGCAGCGGGTAGTGCTGTACTTCTACCCGCGTGACAACACCCCCGGCTGCACCAAGGAAGCCTGCGCCTTCAACGCCGTCCGCGACGAGCTTTCCACGCACAAAGCCCAGGTCATTGGCATCAGCCCGGACAGCGTCACTTCGCACGAAAAGTTTGCGGCGAAGTTTGGTCTGACGTTTCCCTTGCTGTCTGATCCCGAACACGTCGTGGCTGAACAGTATGGCGTCTGGCAGGAAAAGAAAAACTACGGCAGGACGTACTTTGGCATTGTCCGCACCACGTTCATCATTGACGAGCAGGGACGGATTGCCCGTATCTTCCCCAACGTCAAGGTTGAAGGCCACGCGGCACAGGTGTTACAGGCGCTGGCCGAAATGGATCAGAAGGCAAAGCAGGAGTGA